The following DNA comes from Salvia splendens isolate huo1 chromosome 17, SspV2, whole genome shotgun sequence.
CAATGCTTTCCTGGAATAGACAAAAGTTTGAATCTATAATTTCAACATTCTTCAAAAAGATTGATTTATCCTCTCTCTCACAAATGTACATATACCATGAAATTCCGAACATTATGCAAACCACCAATCTACTAGAAATCTGAAAAGAGACATGAAATGAAATACTAAAATACCACATCATGTACAGAAGCAAAGAAGAGTGAAAGGATATACCCCACAATAATCACAACCAACCCCAGGGTGAAAGTTGGCTCGCTGAACCGAAGCTTTGGCACTTTCCTCCTGTTTTCCTGCTGAGCCTTATGACAATAATGTAAAAGAAAGACGTGATAAACTGATAAAGTTGAACTATCAAACACGAGATATAAAGATTATAAACATGGCAGCATACTTCCAGATGGGCTATGACTGTGGCTATGGGCTAAAGATATTTTCCTTCCCGAATATCCTTCAGGAAAATATTCCTCAAGGAATTGATGTAGTAATAAGCACACGCTCGGAATCCCTCTTGGATGTGAACTTTGGCACCCTGGGCATCTATAGATACTATCGTCTGGTTGAATACAGGACTCACAATAAACTGCAAAACAAAAGACATcgaaaaataatataatactctTCCTGACATGCACGTAGAAAATATCTGAAATGCTTACCATGACCACAGTTAAGAACAACAGGGCGATACAATAGTTGTTTGCAAACAGCACATTCTACATCGGTTTCAAGGACCTTTTTAGTACTTCTCGAGATAGAGTTGGAATCATTTGTAGTAGTTTGAGAGCTTGATGTTGGTTGGATACTTGTATTGTCTTCAGGCAAAGTTAGTTGTGAAAAATCTTTAATGGATAGATGATCTCCTTCACCTGTGGCATCTTGGGCGCCATCCACTTCACCTAATTGAGATTCAATAATGTTTCCCTCAAATTGCGGTGATGCATATCCAATCtccttttcttcttctgcaAAGATCACAAAGAAGAGCATTCAGCTACTCCACTCATATTCATGGTAGTGTGGGTTTAGAGTTCATTAAAATGCACGAATTAGAATAAAcaagaaaatataaaagtaaaGGAAGAGATGAAACATAATCTTCATCCTAGAATCACCCCACAACTTATCTAATATACttatactccctatgtcccaagttacttgagtcgtattccattttggtttgttccaAGTTAcgtgagtcatttctctttttggctaaaaacaaaacatctaattgcacctactttattctttattttactttattccctcttctactttattttactttatttaactcactaaacacaacttttttaaatcccgtgccgaaaagaagcGCCTCAagtatgtgggacggagggagtataatttattattgtgcTAGCATAAGTGTTTTTCAGGGAGCGGGGTGCGACTGGGCAATTATGTAAAAATCCGGGGCGTGGGCCGACAGGGCTACACGATTACTTAATTGGCTTACATTTAGGTAATGTTGCATGTATCAATAGCTCAAAAATCATCTGTTTATATGCATAAGTCAAGCAAATCTTTGCCACTTCCGGGATCCAACACAGTAATAGCGTTGTCCTTAATGCCTGAGTCATGCTATATTTTTCCGGCCAAAATAACACAGTAATTTTGCATCATCAAAACTGGCCTCTGTGGATAAAAATGGAATTTTACTTATCCTCAAGAATATGGTTATTGACAGAGGCTGGGGAAAGTACACAGAAAGGCACAGCTTTGCAACTCGTTAACCGGTAAGAAAAATCAGAGAAGATGCTTATTTGAAGAATGAAGAAAAATAATTGGCCGATTCGAGCATGTCAATGACAAAACCCCTTGCAATCTAACTGGACAGCATATCTCATGAAGTGACTCAGAGTAACTTATCACAAATTAAATATAAGTAGTTCAAACCTGCAACTTGTTTTGCCCTTCTTTTGTAGGGCGATGGATATAACTTGAGGATTAAAAAATGCAACAATCCACAGCTTCTAGGAAAATGATTATACGGGTTGCGACAAACAGGACAACGAGACTGCATCAAACTGTCCATGGCTTTAAATGTACACCAAAAGCAAGAAATGTGACCGCAAGCTGAAAAATGGTAACAAAATAAGAACAATGTCTGCAAACAAAGAGAAATTTCAAGTGGAAAAACAAGTTGCAAGCTTGTTACTAAACAAAATAGAAGCTTTCCACTACAACAGACACACCTAAAACCACAGGCTTGTACGTGATATCCCTGCAAAATATAAGACTAACACAATTAATCACAGCGCATACAAAAACATAGAAATATACCACTAAATAACAATCGAAATGCAGTAAAATTGATTTCTCTCATTATTTATTCAAACAACCCTAAACGAAAAATCGagataaatcctaaatcacACCGTTAATTCATTTTATGGCCGATTTCTGAGTAACAACAATTTAACAATTTATCAAAAACATGGAGCATTTTGTTCCAGAATTAGATTTAATAGAGACCAGAAAAAACTCACAGGCAAACGCAACACTGGAATTCGTCTGgaaattcttcttcttcttcttccatatCAGCACGATTTGCAACGCATTGTTCCATTGCGAGAACACTAAAATCATGAAGATAGCTCCCGTCTCACCGTCTTCCTCTTTCTTTAAAAAGAGATTCTTAACCAGGAAGTTACGCCTTCGACACGTCGTAAGGGCATCCCaatgcacaatgacggacatccccaagacATCCGGACGGAATTGGATCTCCTGCTGTGGCTCTAAGCAAAGCAGGGGCTGCTGTTACACACAGCCAATTTtctaataacaaattataatattaaaataatatataaaatattaattttttttattttaaaaaaattaatgtgtGAAACAGCAGCCACTGCTGTGCTTGgagccacagcaggggatccaattCCCATCCGAACGGATAtgacaataataaaaattcacaaattcaccaaattaaacaatttatggaattaaaatttcgacacaaatacggagaaaatacaaccactttatttaaaacaaaaaaacatacatattttataaagaaatgaaagtagagagagaaactcggacggacatccacaataataaaaattcacaaattcaccaaattaaacaatttatggaattaaaatttcgacacgaatacggagaaaatacaaccactttatttaaaacaaaaaacatacatattttttaaaagaaatgaaagtagagagagaaactcgttaaaacaagtgaagcgaatgaaatgaagttcaacgagccgtatgtatagagttttttttaaattaaaaatcgggaTGTCCGTCGTGgcaccacaatggcggacgtcgccGGAATGCCggggaactccggtgtccgcaacgcacgtccgcgtccgcgtccgcgtccgcctccctgctgcctaatggcggacgtcccgcgcggacttcCGGCACGCtggtcggacgtccgccggggcggccaccgttgcggatgctctaatattaAAACTATTAACATCTGTCAAAGAATTATTAAAAACATCACCAAGTCATTTATGctgagtgttatattgctaactcaatacttaattgttaactataattaaataatagtccttagatattcaaatcatgggcctagatcatcagctccgaaatgtcaatacgatcaataAAAAAACACGTCAATAAatgtattaaggtcaatttacaacaaattagttgtaactaaattttgaaaaatatcatataactttaaaacgcatataactttctcgatttaaatattttttcgcacaacatatatcaaattaaagataatttcattagggttctaacgagatctcacttgcatatattccgatttcaaaatttgaaaaaaaaaatcaaaaattttccattttttcgTACAGCAATAAATGtgaacatagtatataaaatatgtaaatataatacatgtagaatgtcaatctTAGACTATCTCCATTCGTGATCCTCACCCAACCCAACCTCAATcactttttaataaaatatttatttctctaTCCTCCATGTACACAACGCTCACTCAATTCAAACCAATTAACTTTTTTACTTCCATAAGTGACCCAACCCAactcaattaaatattttccttttcatatattttacattaatattttgatttataattaatttaaatatattaaataatgtctaaaaattataataaaaaagtatatgattcaaatttaaaacagaaaatattagatattcaaataattaaagcacaatataataataaattacacacattaaGAAATACTACAATACGATAATAGAaataaacaaacca
Coding sequences within:
- the LOC121775161 gene encoding E3 ubiquitin-protein ligase PRT1-like, which gives rise to MEQCVANRADMEEEEEEFPDEFQCCVCLDITYKPVVLACGHISCFWCTFKAMDSLMQSRCPVCRNPYNHFPRSCGLLHFLILKLYPSPYKRRAKQVAEEEKEIGYASPQFEGNIIESQLGEVDGAQDATGEGDHLSIKDFSQLTLPEDNTSIQPTSSSQTTTNDSNSISRSTKKVLETDVECAVCKQLLYRPVVLNCGHVYCESCIQPDDSIYRCPGCQSSHPRGIPSVCLLLHQFLEEYFPEGYSGRKISLAHSHSHSPSGSSAGKQEESAKASVQRANFHPGVGCDYCGICPITGVRYKCKDCVEKIGFDLCESCYKISAKLPGRFNQQHTMDHKFDAIRPQPNDFIMVLSSFGAELSAEDDGSGFGSEDDGVA